In the genome of Xanthocytophaga agilis, one region contains:
- a CDS encoding TlpA disulfide reductase family protein, which produces MKKIALLSLFWMLVIACAGHAANEVSANEPQGDGYVITGKVSFPLSKAKVQLWKIQDNKLVPVDSAGLDKNNMFTFKGTVKEPDFYVLNFYNTQKVLIVLENKNLTVNVDGNKPTGAVSMSGTPAMDDLQKVTTWMNEAQQKVGALQKEMQEAALSKSESGRRNVEKKLNHMREENLKQFKSIVSQMQPGLSQWYALNTGVLNPEEEYKYLLPIVTNIKKSMATSKYAKEIDGYAAQLEEFSKALQVGQNAPEIALNDTDGNVLKLSSLRGKYVLIDFWASWCGPCRMENPNVVRIYNKYKDKNFEIFGVSLDREKKDWLGAIEKDQLTWKHVSDLKFWSSEGAKAYGVRSIPATYLIDPNGKIIAKNLRGESLEAKLGEILGEAK; this is translated from the coding sequence ATGAAAAAAATTGCTCTTCTATCACTCTTCTGGATGCTTGTAATTGCCTGTGCAGGCCATGCAGCCAATGAAGTATCTGCCAATGAGCCTCAGGGAGACGGCTATGTCATTACAGGAAAAGTTAGCTTTCCATTAAGCAAAGCCAAGGTACAATTATGGAAAATTCAGGACAACAAGTTGGTTCCAGTCGATTCAGCAGGTCTGGATAAAAATAATATGTTCACATTCAAGGGTACAGTCAAAGAACCAGATTTCTACGTGTTGAATTTTTACAATACACAAAAGGTGTTGATTGTTCTTGAAAACAAGAATTTGACTGTTAATGTGGATGGTAACAAACCTACAGGAGCAGTTTCTATGAGTGGTACTCCTGCAATGGATGACTTACAAAAAGTTACAACCTGGATGAATGAGGCACAACAAAAGGTAGGAGCTCTCCAGAAAGAAATGCAGGAGGCAGCACTTAGTAAAAGCGAAAGCGGACGCCGGAATGTAGAAAAGAAGCTTAATCACATGCGCGAAGAGAACCTGAAACAGTTTAAATCTATTGTATCTCAGATGCAACCAGGCTTATCTCAATGGTATGCATTAAATACAGGCGTTTTAAATCCGGAAGAAGAATATAAATATCTGCTTCCTATTGTTACCAATATCAAAAAATCAATGGCAACTTCTAAGTATGCCAAAGAAATAGATGGTTACGCAGCTCAACTGGAAGAATTCAGCAAAGCCCTTCAGGTTGGTCAGAATGCTCCGGAAATTGCATTAAATGATACGGATGGCAATGTACTGAAGTTATCATCTCTTCGTGGCAAATATGTTTTGATTGATTTCTGGGCAAGCTGGTGTGGACCTTGCCGTATGGAAAATCCGAATGTAGTACGTATTTACAACAAGTATAAAGATAAAAACTTCGAAATCTTTGGTGTTTCACTGGATAGGGAAAAGAAAGACTGGCTGGGAGCTATTGAAAAAGACCAATTAACATGGAAGCATGTATCCGATTTGAAGTTCTGGTCATCTGAAGGAGCCAAAGCCTATGGAGTTCGTTCTATTCCTGCCACCTATCTTATTGATCCTAACGGCAAGATTATTGCAAAAAATCTCAGAGGCGAATCTCTGGAAGCTAAACTGGGTGAGATTCTGGGAGAAGCTAAATAA
- a CDS encoding DEAD/DEAH box helicase, translating to MQKIKFSELPLSEEIQRAVTDMGFEEASPIQSEAIPVALEGRDVIGLAQTGTGKTAAFGIPALEQIDGSKRNTQALILCPTRELAVQVTEELKRLSKYLNIRCVTVYGGDPIDRQIRALREGAQVVVGTPGRVIDHLERKTLKLDNVKIAILDEADEMLDMGFRDDIEGILEQLPEERQTLLFSATMSKEIMQLTKRFQHDPAIVKVVRNELTAENIEQLFFEIKAKAKIEVMCRLIDLYQLQQIVVFCNMKSKVDEVVEELIRRDYGAEGLHGDMRQQARNQVMTKFRAGNATILVATDVAARGIDVSGVDAVFNYDIPLDPEYYVHRIGRTGRAGKSGKAFTFVVGKEFYRLREIETYTKKRIERGVVPSFADVVGVKKAKFIDRIKQVVDEGELDIFADMIEPLHHAGMSTEDIIKALIKINMGAQNSTYDDADLLDSYEKPRFKDRNNGRDDRRGGFDRDRDRRGGDRRSDRSNGEQRDRRGSGNKDMVRLFVNVGKMDRVRPNDIVGALTGETGVAYDNIGQIDIYEKYSFVEVKKQDVPKVIKGMENNTIKGRPVRMEVAGGKS from the coding sequence ATGCAAAAAATTAAATTCTCAGAATTACCCCTCTCCGAAGAAATTCAGCGTGCTGTTACTGACATGGGCTTTGAAGAAGCGTCGCCCATTCAATCCGAAGCTATTCCTGTTGCTTTAGAAGGCCGTGATGTTATTGGTCTGGCACAAACAGGAACGGGAAAAACAGCTGCATTTGGAATTCCTGCACTGGAGCAGATCGATGGCAGCAAAAGAAATACACAGGCATTGATTCTTTGTCCAACCCGTGAATTGGCTGTGCAGGTGACTGAAGAGTTAAAACGTCTTTCCAAGTATCTGAATATTCGTTGTGTGACTGTATATGGTGGGGATCCTATTGACCGTCAGATTCGTGCTTTACGTGAAGGTGCTCAGGTAGTAGTAGGTACTCCTGGTCGTGTAATTGATCACTTAGAGCGTAAAACGTTGAAGCTGGATAATGTAAAGATTGCCATTCTGGATGAAGCAGATGAAATGCTGGACATGGGATTCCGGGACGATATTGAAGGTATTCTGGAGCAACTACCAGAAGAACGCCAGACATTACTGTTCTCAGCTACTATGTCTAAAGAGATCATGCAACTGACCAAACGTTTTCAGCATGATCCAGCTATTGTAAAAGTGGTGCGTAATGAGTTAACTGCCGAAAATATTGAGCAGTTGTTCTTTGAAATCAAAGCTAAGGCTAAAATCGAAGTAATGTGTCGCCTCATTGATCTGTATCAGTTACAACAGATTGTTGTTTTCTGTAACATGAAAAGTAAGGTTGATGAAGTAGTAGAAGAACTGATTCGTAGAGATTATGGTGCAGAAGGATTACATGGAGATATGCGCCAGCAGGCCCGTAATCAGGTAATGACCAAGTTTCGTGCAGGAAATGCTACTATTCTGGTTGCAACTGATGTGGCTGCCCGCGGTATTGATGTGTCAGGTGTAGATGCCGTATTTAACTACGATATTCCATTAGACCCAGAATATTATGTACACCGTATTGGCCGTACAGGTCGTGCCGGGAAGTCTGGTAAAGCCTTCACTTTTGTAGTAGGAAAAGAGTTTTATCGTTTACGCGAAATAGAAACCTATACTAAAAAACGTATTGAACGTGGTGTAGTACCTTCTTTCGCAGATGTAGTAGGAGTGAAGAAGGCTAAATTTATAGATCGCATCAAGCAAGTAGTAGATGAAGGGGAACTGGATATATTTGCAGATATGATTGAACCGTTACATCATGCGGGGATGTCAACTGAAGATATTATCAAGGCTTTGATCAAGATCAACATGGGAGCACAGAATAGTACTTATGATGATGCTGATCTGCTGGATTCTTATGAAAAGCCACGCTTCAAAGACCGTAACAACGGACGGGATGATCGCAGAGGCGGTTTTGATCGTGACAGAGATCGTCGTGGTGGCGACAGACGTTCTGATCGTAGCAATGGAGAGCAACGTGATCGTCGTGGTAGTGGCAATAAAGATATGGTTCGTTTATTTGTCAATGTAGGAAAGATGGACAGAGTTCGTCCAAATGATATTGTAGGAGCTTTAACTGGTGAGACCGGAGTGGCTTATGATAATATTGGACAGATAGACATCTACGAAAAATATTCCTTTGTAGAAGTGAAAAAACAAGACGTTCCTAAAGTAATCAAGGGAATGGAAAATAATACAATCAAAGGTCGTCCTGTTCGGATGGAAGTTGCAGGGGGAAAGTCCTAA
- a CDS encoding DUF2157 domain-containing protein produces the protein MHKHILNELSTKGLISETQSKQIESYETSKPFSLHWELKTVLYLGVILMNLGLGWLIYDNIDSIGHGVIIGGIATICIACFAYTYRNRAPFSWQQTESASPYYDYVLLLGCLMFVILEGYLQYQYEIFGTRYGLAAFIPMTFFFGIAYFFDHRGALSLAITALASWLGIAVTPADILNNNDFGDSKIVWTGVLLGIILCTLAFASEYRGRKKHFAFTYLNFGIHILFIASLSGLMILEIWVVFLPLLILTTAFFIWYARNRASLYFMVVALIYSYIALTYLVFQIDWDYTMGEALVYFYTLYFMTSCAAVIIFLLKYKTILRINNTEQ, from the coding sequence ATGCACAAACACATTCTGAATGAACTTAGTACCAAGGGATTAATTTCTGAAACACAAAGTAAACAGATAGAATCCTATGAAACCAGCAAGCCATTTTCCCTACACTGGGAACTGAAAACTGTATTGTACCTGGGTGTTATTTTAATGAACCTTGGGCTGGGTTGGTTAATCTATGACAATATAGACAGTATTGGTCATGGAGTTATCATTGGAGGAATAGCTACTATTTGTATAGCCTGCTTTGCTTATACATATCGCAACAGGGCCCCGTTTTCATGGCAGCAGACAGAAAGTGCTTCTCCTTATTATGACTATGTACTGTTGCTGGGTTGTTTGATGTTCGTGATACTGGAAGGTTATTTACAGTACCAGTATGAGATTTTTGGTACACGTTATGGTCTAGCCGCCTTTATTCCAATGACATTCTTTTTTGGAATAGCGTATTTCTTTGATCATAGAGGTGCACTCTCACTCGCAATTACAGCATTGGCATCATGGCTGGGTATTGCTGTAACACCTGCCGATATTCTAAACAATAATGATTTTGGTGACTCTAAAATTGTGTGGACAGGTGTACTTCTTGGCATTATACTATGTACTCTTGCTTTTGCCAGCGAATACCGGGGCCGAAAAAAACATTTTGCTTTCACTTATCTGAATTTTGGTATCCATATACTCTTTATTGCCAGTTTGAGTGGCTTGATGATTCTGGAGATCTGGGTGGTATTTCTACCTCTACTGATTCTGACAACTGCCTTTTTTATCTGGTATGCCCGTAACCGTGCATCTCTCTATTTTATGGTAGTAGCCCTGATCTATAGTTATATTGCCCTTACGTATCTGGTCTTTCAGATTGATTGGGACTATACAATGGGTGAAGCACTTGTATATTTCTATACACTATATTTTATGACATCATGTGCAGCTGTTATAATTTTTCTGCTTAAGTATAAAACGATTTTACGCATAAATAACACAGAGCAATAA
- a CDS encoding acyloxyacyl hydrolase has protein sequence MKRLYIYLLMVFIFCLNSAKAQYWEGDKWYTNPLGFEPVKLHTSMGFILPSVAVGICLLVTKKDTTQTHRISVYNETGFSWGYKYPYTFMPQNNTGIVFMLRKWLAIGVEFDIYLPRDKVNTTTGLAIRPFARFYPVSKEKWKMYFESGGGFIYLFDQFPQPTDQDNRLGTNWNGTTKYGIGTEIYYTHSIAILLGIRHLHISNGNTKGIERNPSHDSNGFFIGLSHRF, from the coding sequence ATGAAAAGACTATATATTTATCTACTGATGGTATTTATTTTCTGTTTGAACTCTGCTAAAGCACAATATTGGGAGGGAGACAAGTGGTATACTAACCCGTTGGGATTTGAACCTGTTAAACTCCATACTTCTATGGGGTTTATACTGCCCTCTGTAGCTGTTGGTATATGTCTGTTAGTAACAAAAAAAGACACTACACAGACACATCGAATATCTGTCTACAATGAGACTGGATTTTCCTGGGGATATAAGTATCCTTATACCTTTATGCCACAGAATAATACCGGAATAGTTTTCATGCTCCGTAAATGGCTGGCAATAGGAGTAGAGTTTGATATTTATTTACCCAGAGATAAGGTTAACACAACAACAGGTTTAGCCATCCGACCTTTTGCACGATTCTATCCAGTTTCAAAAGAGAAATGGAAAATGTATTTTGAATCCGGGGGTGGATTTATTTATCTGTTTGATCAGTTTCCACAACCAACGGATCAGGATAATCGATTAGGAACCAACTGGAACGGAACAACCAAGTATGGTATTGGAACTGAGATTTATTACACACATTCTATTGCGATTTTATTAGGAATCCGTCATTTGCATATTTCAAATGGAAATACAAAGGGGATAGAGAGAAATCCTTCACATGATAGCAATGGTTTTTTTATTGGGCTTTCGCATAGATTTTAA
- a CDS encoding OsmC family protein — MTSEELKNLQAPLKEKYREQPDVAMITLKAQGVIGEGISCKVETGKALVEAGLHPATGGTGLLACSGDMLLEALVACAGVTLRAVATAIGVEIKGGAIKAEGDLDFRGTLGVSKEASVGFKAIRLSFDLDAELSTEQLQSLEKLTERYCVVYQTLVKGVPVATSFVR; from the coding sequence ATGACTTCTGAAGAGCTTAAAAATCTGCAGGCTCCTTTAAAAGAAAAATACAGAGAACAACCCGATGTGGCGATGATCACGCTCAAAGCCCAAGGTGTAATTGGTGAAGGTATTTCATGTAAAGTAGAGACAGGTAAAGCCCTAGTTGAAGCTGGTCTTCATCCGGCCACAGGTGGAACTGGTTTGCTGGCCTGTTCGGGAGATATGTTGCTAGAGGCATTGGTTGCCTGTGCAGGAGTAACTCTTCGGGCAGTAGCAACAGCCATTGGTGTCGAGATAAAAGGAGGCGCAATTAAAGCAGAAGGAGATCTGGATTTTCGTGGTACACTGGGCGTGTCCAAAGAGGCATCTGTAGGATTTAAGGCTATTCGTCTTTCTTTTGACCTAGATGCTGAACTATCTACAGAGCAGCTGCAAAGTCTTGAGAAATTAACAGAAAGATACTGCGTTGTATATCAGACGCTGGTTAAAGGCGTACCTGTCGCAACTTCCTTTGTAAGATGA
- a CDS encoding sensor histidine kinase, translating to MFKKLFLLVIYSVISFQVFSQIVYSLGDEKAYISQLEQQTQQAQSDSMRAAAYFRLSLFYRRINDLQKANDAYQQGARLGQKYPFLKAASSYYQTISQFATTDIFTLEKNIRKADSLLQPFKNAEAYKLRGVLWHSYGIIQQIKGDEKGAMDAFVNKAVPYSQQSGDGIVLGKAYKGVGIIFMNLDQREKAASYLLQSVQSEEKAPSDNPLRQVELVETYITAGENYVYLKQYKAAKEVLNKAQSILKNYPTSNLYLIYYYAEGIYFDRLNQHQQAIDSFDKGITLAKNLSAVHALNRLFHAKYKALSNQKEYKKAVLVLNELIENPALLIQDKKLYYKEMYTTYAQLNDTRQAYQWAKQYITLSDSLYETKFQKDIVELETKYKNAENEKKIAVLQAAKEKSALESKNQRLLTGLLGASSLVLLSTALFALVLYRNSRKLSQQKELNYQQQLKETKQTQQIQLTQALMQGEEKERKRLATDLHDGLGGMLAGIKINLSRIASNDSHSGSELDKILNQLDVSTNELRRIARNMMPESLLQLGLESALRDMCDSMSTDKTQISFEAFDIDTKLPKETQVNIYRIVQELLTNAIKHANASEIIVQCSQNESIFFITLEDNGQGFDPVAKGQKSGIGLTNIQNRVEYLKGKLDISSTLSEGTTINIEFDVAY from the coding sequence ATGTTTAAAAAGCTTTTCCTTCTTGTTATATATAGTGTTATATCCTTTCAGGTCTTTTCTCAGATAGTTTATTCATTGGGTGATGAAAAAGCCTATATCTCTCAGTTGGAACAACAAACCCAGCAAGCCCAATCAGATAGTATGCGGGCAGCCGCATACTTTAGACTTTCGCTGTTTTACAGACGAATCAACGATCTTCAGAAAGCTAATGATGCCTATCAGCAGGGAGCTCGTTTGGGTCAGAAGTATCCGTTTCTAAAAGCAGCCTCTTCTTATTATCAGACCATTTCCCAGTTTGCCACTACGGATATCTTCACTCTTGAAAAAAATATACGGAAGGCAGACTCTCTATTGCAACCATTTAAGAATGCAGAAGCGTATAAACTGAGAGGAGTACTATGGCATAGCTATGGTATTATACAACAGATTAAAGGAGATGAAAAAGGGGCTATGGATGCCTTTGTCAACAAAGCTGTCCCTTATAGTCAGCAATCAGGCGATGGGATAGTCCTGGGGAAAGCCTACAAAGGTGTTGGTATTATATTTATGAATCTTGACCAACGCGAAAAGGCAGCCTCTTATTTGCTCCAATCCGTCCAGTCAGAAGAAAAAGCTCCATCGGATAATCCTTTGCGACAAGTAGAACTGGTCGAAACATATATCACCGCAGGTGAAAACTATGTATACCTCAAACAATACAAAGCAGCCAAAGAAGTACTTAACAAAGCTCAGTCAATTTTAAAAAACTATCCTACGTCCAATCTCTATCTAATCTATTATTATGCAGAAGGTATCTATTTTGATCGCCTCAATCAACACCAGCAAGCAATCGATAGTTTTGATAAAGGTATTACTCTGGCAAAGAATCTGTCAGCAGTACATGCACTCAACCGGCTTTTCCATGCAAAATACAAAGCTTTGTCCAATCAGAAGGAATATAAAAAAGCGGTTCTTGTATTGAATGAACTAATAGAAAACCCTGCATTGCTTATTCAGGACAAAAAACTGTATTACAAGGAAATGTATACTACCTATGCCCAACTGAATGACACCCGACAGGCCTATCAGTGGGCAAAACAATACATTACCCTCAGCGACAGCCTCTACGAGACCAAATTTCAAAAAGACATCGTCGAACTGGAGACTAAATACAAAAACGCCGAGAATGAGAAGAAAATAGCTGTACTTCAGGCTGCCAAAGAAAAATCGGCTCTCGAATCAAAGAATCAACGTCTTTTAACAGGATTGCTGGGTGCGTCTAGTCTGGTACTACTTAGTACAGCCTTATTTGCTTTAGTTCTATACCGCAACAGCCGTAAACTATCCCAACAGAAAGAACTAAACTACCAGCAACAATTAAAAGAAACAAAGCAAACACAACAAATCCAGCTAACACAAGCTCTTATGCAGGGTGAGGAAAAAGAACGGAAACGACTAGCTACTGATCTGCATGATGGCCTGGGAGGCATGCTGGCAGGTATAAAGATAAATTTATCCCGCATTGCGAGTAATGATAGTCATTCAGGATCAGAACTAGACAAGATATTAAATCAACTGGATGTGTCTACCAATGAATTACGTCGGATAGCCCGAAATATGATGCCTGAATCATTATTGCAGCTAGGTTTGGAATCTGCTCTTCGGGATATGTGTGACTCAATGAGTACAGATAAAACGCAGATCTCTTTTGAAGCCTTCGACATTGACACGAAATTGCCCAAAGAAACTCAGGTTAATATTTATCGTATTGTACAGGAACTACTCACCAATGCAATTAAGCATGCCAACGCATCTGAAATCATTGTACAATGTAGCCAGAATGAATCCATATTTTTCATTACACTGGAAGATAACGGACAAGGATTTGACCCTGTCGCCAAGGGACAGAAATCCGGAATTGGCCTTACCAATATTCAAAACAGAGTAGAATACCTAAAAGGTAAATTAGACATATCTTCTACACTGTCAGAAGGCACTACCATAAATATTGAATTTGATGTTGCATACTAA
- a CDS encoding response regulator transcription factor, translating to MLHTNSTLTIAIIDDHPIVIEGLQKILIRDLPIQEIQEYHLGGDFITYLKNTDKKIDLVLLDITLPDISGVELCREIKNISTETYVLGFSNHNDRSLVMQMLAHGASGFVVKNASASELITCITEALNGQITFSEEIQKIIAKPSASQLKSIPPLTKREKQILQMISDGKTSPEMADELQLSLFTIETHRRNLMQKFEAKNTALLIKAAIQLHLI from the coding sequence ATGTTGCATACTAATTCAACACTTACCATTGCAATCATAGATGATCATCCTATAGTCATTGAAGGGCTACAAAAAATACTGATTCGGGATCTGCCCATACAGGAAATTCAGGAGTATCACCTGGGAGGGGATTTCATCACTTATCTGAAAAATACCGACAAAAAAATTGATCTGGTTTTACTGGATATTACCTTACCGGATATCAGTGGTGTTGAACTTTGTCGGGAAATCAAAAATATATCGACAGAGACCTATGTATTGGGCTTCAGCAACCACAATGACAGAAGTCTGGTGATGCAGATGCTTGCGCATGGTGCCAGTGGCTTTGTAGTAAAAAATGCCTCTGCCTCTGAACTTATAACCTGCATCACAGAAGCTTTGAATGGACAAATTACCTTTAGCGAAGAAATCCAGAAGATCATTGCCAAGCCGTCTGCCAGTCAACTCAAAAGTATCCCACCTCTTACCAAACGTGAAAAACAGATTCTTCAAATGATTTCAGATGGAAAAACAAGCCCTGAGATGGCAGACGAACTTCAGTTGAGTCTCTTTACAATAGAGACCCACCGAAGAAATCTGATGCAGAAATTTGAGGCCAAGAATACCGCTTTGTTAATCAAGGCTGCTATACAATTACATTTAATTTAA
- a CDS encoding Gfo/Idh/MocA family oxidoreductase, whose product MNTHSIKEKLKAAIFKFRFYFPIYRSKPSYTTGMQPNTIRWGILGCGKIARKFASDLQFVNNAQLIAVASRSQSTADAFAREFPAKYKHNSYEALVQNPEVDVIYIATPHVYHYEHTLLCLNHSKAVLCEKPFAINNHQVKEMIALAQDKKVFLMEALWTKFLPHFQKLNQIIAEGQIGEIRSVIADFGFLPPYNPEGRLFDPNLGGGSLLDIGIYPVFLALSLLGKPQSIQAIMTPAPTGVDEQCAITFVHDNHTISQLFSTLASFTGTEAVIHGSKGRIRLTSRFYATTATLQFYLDTPSSQKELFNQKIDGFGYQYEAQHVVDCLQKGLTESPIMTFADSILLIETLDEIRRMAGIKYHWDA is encoded by the coding sequence ATGAACACTCATTCTATAAAAGAAAAACTTAAAGCAGCTATTTTTAAGTTCAGATTTTATTTTCCAATCTATCGTTCCAAACCTTCCTATACTACAGGTATGCAACCTAACACCATTCGCTGGGGTATTCTCGGATGTGGCAAAATCGCCCGCAAGTTTGCCTCTGATCTGCAATTTGTGAACAATGCACAACTTATTGCTGTCGCCTCACGTAGCCAGTCAACAGCAGATGCTTTTGCAAGAGAGTTTCCAGCCAAATACAAACACAATTCCTATGAAGCCCTGGTTCAGAATCCGGAAGTGGATGTGATATACATTGCTACACCTCATGTATATCACTATGAACACACCCTACTCTGCCTCAATCATAGTAAGGCTGTACTTTGTGAAAAACCCTTTGCGATTAATAACCATCAGGTAAAAGAAATGATTGCTCTGGCTCAGGACAAGAAAGTTTTTCTGATGGAAGCTTTATGGACCAAATTTCTCCCCCACTTTCAAAAACTAAATCAGATCATTGCAGAGGGGCAAATCGGTGAAATACGTTCTGTTATTGCCGATTTTGGATTTCTGCCTCCTTACAATCCGGAAGGACGCCTGTTTGATCCCAATCTGGGTGGTGGTTCACTACTGGATATTGGTATTTATCCTGTATTTCTGGCACTCTCTCTGTTAGGCAAACCTCAGTCTATCCAGGCAATTATGACACCTGCTCCTACTGGTGTAGACGAACAATGTGCCATCACCTTCGTGCATGACAATCATACGATCTCTCAACTTTTCTCTACCCTGGCCTCTTTCACAGGTACGGAGGCTGTCATTCATGGTAGTAAAGGCCGCATCCGACTTACTTCCAGATTTTATGCCACAACAGCAACCTTACAGTTTTATCTGGATACTCCGAGCTCTCAGAAAGAGCTATTTAATCAGAAAATAGATGGATTCGGGTATCAGTATGAAGCACAACATGTAGTAGACTGCCTTCAGAAAGGGCTTACAGAAAGTCCAATTATGACTTTTGCAGATTCCATTCTCCTCATTGAGACACTTGACGAAATTCGCCGCATGGCAGGAATAAAGTACCATTGGGATGCATAA
- a CDS encoding dipeptidase: protein MKNLLLGLLFLSCAAIAQKKQPTDEELRQKADQIAHKYILTDGHVDLPYRLKVKQFKLEREYMGIPIETKEGDFDYVRAKKGGLSAPFMSIYIPSSYQKTGNEKVLADSLIDMIQAIIKAHPDKFAEGRTPQQVDENFKKGLISLPMGMENGAPILELKDVKYYYDKGIRYITLTHGKDNHICDSSYDSTYTWKGLSPYGKDVVKEMNRVGIMVDISHVSDDSFYQAIELSKVPCIASHSSCRFYTPGFKRNMSDDMIKALAKKGGVIQINFGTSFLDEKARLDVDEKRKKLQAILTEKNLKFSDEAAKPVIEEFRKQNPTLYADVEKVADHIEHVIKVAGVDYVGIGSDYDGVGDSLPTGLKDVSQYPNLIYVLLKRGYTEKDIAKIMYQNVWRVWKKVQAGAEKS, encoded by the coding sequence ATGAAAAACCTTTTACTTGGTCTTTTATTTTTATCCTGTGCTGCCATCGCACAAAAGAAACAGCCAACAGACGAGGAACTTCGGCAAAAAGCAGATCAGATAGCTCACAAATACATTTTGACAGATGGACACGTAGATCTCCCCTACCGCCTGAAAGTAAAGCAGTTCAAACTGGAACGTGAATACATGGGAATCCCCATAGAAACTAAAGAAGGGGATTTCGACTATGTACGTGCAAAAAAAGGAGGTTTGTCTGCCCCTTTTATGTCTATCTACATCCCTTCCAGCTACCAGAAGACAGGTAATGAAAAAGTGCTGGCCGATTCATTAATTGATATGATACAGGCTATCATCAAAGCCCATCCGGATAAATTTGCGGAAGGCCGTACTCCACAACAGGTTGACGAAAACTTTAAGAAAGGTCTCATTTCTCTTCCAATGGGTATGGAAAATGGTGCTCCTATTCTGGAATTGAAAGATGTGAAATATTATTATGACAAAGGAATCCGTTACATTACCCTTACTCACGGTAAAGATAATCATATCTGTGATTCATCGTATGATAGTACCTATACATGGAAAGGACTAAGTCCTTATGGTAAGGATGTGGTAAAGGAAATGAACCGTGTGGGTATCATGGTAGATATTTCACACGTTTCGGATGATTCTTTTTATCAGGCTATTGAATTATCTAAAGTCCCCTGTATCGCTTCACACTCTTCCTGTCGATTCTATACACCTGGTTTCAAACGAAACATGTCAGATGACATGATCAAAGCCCTGGCAAAAAAGGGAGGTGTGATTCAAATCAACTTCGGCACTTCGTTTCTGGATGAAAAAGCCAGATTGGACGTAGACGAGAAACGCAAAAAGCTACAGGCTATTCTGACTGAAAAGAATCTAAAATTCAGTGATGAAGCAGCCAAACCAGTAATAGAAGAATTCCGCAAACAGAACCCAACGCTGTATGCGGATGTTGAGAAGGTAGCCGACCATATCGAACACGTCATCAAGGTAGCCGGTGTGGATTATGTAGGTATTGGTTCTGACTATGATGGTGTCGGTGATTCACTTCCGACAGGGCTGAAAGATGTATCCCAGTATCCTAACCTGATTTATGTGTTGCTCAAACGAGGCTACACAGAAAAAGATATTGCTAAAATTATGTATCAGAATGTATGGCGTGTATGGAAAAAAGTACAGGCTGGTGCTGAAAAATCCTGA